In Spinacia oleracea cultivar Varoflay chromosome 5, BTI_SOV_V1, whole genome shotgun sequence, a single window of DNA contains:
- the LOC110797174 gene encoding uncharacterized protein, with protein sequence MAQQIMCLHLLSTPSIFAASAPCITLLQPHQWSSCRLPSLKSSFSSTKLRASFEDIANDTSATRLVQPNQGVADSIKVLKNAAKTRKVDKNEVLSALSLIEKAKLDPSEFLETLGGTKSPGRTWMLVFTAEKKLKGGRYFPLTAVQRFDAEAKMIENGVYLGPLGSLSFEGRFLWKNRILAFVFYCIRIKIGPFNPLQISLGSQDNKEPDNKGPFFIWYYVDEEIAVARGRSGGTAFWCRCSRVTSS encoded by the exons ATGGCGCAGCAAATCATGTGTTTACACTTACTATCAACGCCATCCATCTTCGCTGCGTCTGCTCCTTGTATCACTCTTCTTCAACCTCATCAATGGAGTTCGTGTCGCCTTCCGTCGCTAAAATCTTCTTTCTCATCCACCAAACTCAGAGCATCCTTTGAAGATATTGCCAATGATACTTCTGCCACTCGTCTTGTTCAGCCTAACCAA GGAGTAGCGGATAGTATTAAAGTGTTAAAGAATGCGGCAAAAACAAGGAAGGTGGACAAAAACGAAGTTTTATCAGCACTTTCGTTGATTGAGAAGGCGAAACTTGATCCTTCGGAATTCCTTGAAACACTTGGTGGAACTAAATCACCTGGAAGGACCTGGATGCTTGTTTTTACTGCTGAG AAAAAACTCAAGGGTGGGCGATATTTCCCTCTTACTGCTGTCCAAAGATTTGATGCAGAG GCGAAGATGATTGAAAATGGTGTGTACCTTGGTCCGCTAGGGAGTTTGAGTTTTGAAGGCAGATTTTTATGGAAGAACAGAATACTGGCGTTTGTTTTTTACTGCATTCGCATAAAGATTGGACCATTCAATCCTTTACAAATAAGCCTGGGAAGTCAAGACAATAAGGAGCCAGACAACAAAGGTCCCTTCTTCATATGGTATTATGTTGATGAGGAGATAGCAGTGGCTCGTGGCAGAAGTGGTGGAACAGCGTTTTGGTGTCGTTGTAGCCGAGTTACTAGTTCTTGA